A window of Rhododendron vialii isolate Sample 1 chromosome 11a, ASM3025357v1 genomic DNA:
ATGTTAATACTCTCAAATCAAATGTTACTgctgtttggtactgtaataTTACTCATGGGATAGAGAATGAGGCTTGGATTAGATATGACTCAAGTTCACACAATTTAAGTGTAGTTTTTACTGGTTCTACTAATACTACTAGAGTGGAAGATACCATTCATTTCATTGTTGATCTGAGGGATTACTTACCCGAATGGGTAACAATTGGGTTCTCAGCTTCAACAGGAtcagaatttgaaaaaaatactgTAACATCATGGGATTTTAGTTCTGTAACATCATGGGATTTTAGTTCAAGTTTGGGAATTAATGAGACCAATAATACTGTTACAGTGAAACCGAGATCGAATAAAATCTCCCTCGGAGCTGTGGTGGGATCAGTTGTCGGCTCGGGTGTTTTTGTTGgtgggtttgttttggttggatttgCCTTGTGGAGGAGAAGTAGAGCAAAAGAAGAGGATGAGTTTGAAATTGAGATGTCCTTGGAAAATGAATTCGAGGCCGGTGCTGGGCCGAAGAAATTTTCCTATAGTCAATTATCTCGTGCAACAAATAAATTTGAGGAGGAACAAAAGCTTGGAGAGGGAGGATTTGGTGGAGTTTATAGAGGTTTTTTGAGGGAGTTGAATTTTTATATTGCAGTCAAGAGGATATCGAAGGGGTCAAAACAAGGGATCAAGGAGTACGCAGCAGAAGTGAAGATCATTAGCCGGTTGAGGCACAAGAATTTGGTGCAACTCATCGGTTGGTGCCACGAAAAGAAAGAACTACTCCTTGTTTACGAGTTCATGGAAAATGGCAGCTTAGATTTCCATCTCTTCAAAGGGAAAAGCTTGTTGACATGGGCAACAAGGTATAAAATTGCCCAAGGTTTGGCATCTGCGTTGCTCTATCTACATGAAGAATGGGAGCAATGTGTAGTGCATAGGGACATAAAATCAAGCAACGTGATGTTGGACTCCAATTTCAATGCCAAACTGGGAGATTTCGGTTTAGCTAGATTTGTCGATCATGAGAAAGAGCCCCAAACAACTGCTTTGGCTGGGACCATGGGGTACTTGGCACCGGAATGTGTGGTAACAGGTAAAGCTAGTAAGGAATCAGATGTCTACAGCTTTGGAGTCGTGGCATTGGAAATAGCTTGTGGGAGAAAACCCTTTGTTATGAATGGGCCAGAATGTCAAAAGGGAATGGTAGAATGGGTGTGGGACCTCTATGGAACGGGAAGGTTACTTGAAGCAGTAGACCCAATACTTGGCCCGGATTTTGATGAGCGAGAAATGGAACGATTGATGATTGTTGGTCTTTGGTGTGCTCACCCGGATCACAATTTCCGGCCTAAAATTAGACAGGCAATTCATGTGCTTAATTTTGAAGCTCTTCCGCCCATTCTCCCACAAAAACAGCCTGCGCTATCGTTCTTTCCTCCTCCCTTGAACACCACCAGTACTAGTTCTAACACCAGCCAAAACAAATACTCAAGCTATACTTCCAACACAGATTCGTCCAACTACACCTCATCTTCTACTGCTTGTTCATCTCCCTCTATAGCACTTTTGAATAGTATGTAAGCTGGTTCAAATTCAAGAAGTACGAGCAGTCCATGTTTCTTCCTATAGGTCTTG
This region includes:
- the LOC131308402 gene encoding L-type lectin-domain containing receptor kinase IX.1-like, with the protein product MAIFNFKILLCSLSMFFFCILFPQTNSLTFNLPNFNDPDQKVNITTFGEAYISTQGLQVTSNERNTNLQQQVGKATYIDRLHLWDNSTGNLTSFTTHFVFTIDSNGSSTFADGLAFFLAPDGSNFTAGGAMGLPLDPVTIIPTNPFVAVEFDTFQNDGVDPVGISPITHAGINVNTLKSNVTAVWYCNITHGIENEAWIRYDSSSHNLSVVFTGSTNTTRVEDTIHFIVDLRDYLPEWVTIGFSASTGSEFEKNTVTSWDFSSVTSWDFSSSLGINETNNTVTVKPRSNKISLGAVVGSVVGSGVFVGGFVLVGFALWRRSRAKEEDEFEIEMSLENEFEAGAGPKKFSYSQLSRATNKFEEEQKLGEGGFGGVYRGFLRELNFYIAVKRISKGSKQGIKEYAAEVKIISRLRHKNLVQLIGWCHEKKELLLVYEFMENGSLDFHLFKGKSLLTWATRYKIAQGLASALLYLHEEWEQCVVHRDIKSSNVMLDSNFNAKLGDFGLARFVDHEKEPQTTALAGTMGYLAPECVVTGKASKESDVYSFGVVALEIACGRKPFVMNGPECQKGMVEWVWDLYGTGRLLEAVDPILGPDFDEREMERLMIVGLWCAHPDHNFRPKIRQAIHVLNFEALPPILPQKQPALSFFPPPLNTTSTSSNTSQNKYSSYTSNTDSSNYTSSSTACSSPSIALLNSM